In the genome of Bacillus sp. S3, one region contains:
- a CDS encoding GntR family transcriptional regulator, protein MRQVNIDKNSKLPLHVQIYEDIREKIESKTLHAGDKLPSENELQNLYDVSRITVRRAIQDLENEGFVKKSQGKGTIVCNPKQKYDLKRLSSFSEDVKEHGEISSSIIRDFKIIKADHKTAYSLDILEGDEVYYLERSRLSGNTVVGLHKAYIKKSSEFSLDRAEFDETTSLYETLKDKGIHLKQAHEILEAQMPDKEIKRSLGIKENVPIFFKERITFDTSGAPIEFVKMYYRSDVYQYKVTLDVNDENNNL, encoded by the coding sequence ATGAGACAGGTTAATATTGATAAGAACTCAAAGCTTCCGCTGCATGTTCAGATTTATGAAGACATTAGGGAAAAAATAGAGAGTAAAACATTACATGCGGGAGACAAGCTTCCTTCTGAAAATGAGCTTCAAAATTTATATGATGTTAGTAGAATAACGGTCAGAAGAGCTATTCAAGATTTAGAAAATGAGGGATTTGTAAAAAAATCTCAAGGGAAAGGTACCATTGTTTGTAACCCTAAACAAAAATATGACTTAAAAAGATTAAGTAGTTTTAGTGAAGATGTAAAGGAACATGGGGAAATATCAAGTTCCATTATTCGTGATTTTAAAATCATAAAGGCAGATCATAAAACAGCCTATTCATTAGATATCCTCGAAGGTGATGAAGTTTACTATTTAGAGAGAAGCCGGTTAAGTGGTAATACTGTGGTTGGTTTGCATAAGGCTTATATAAAAAAGTCTAGTGAATTTTCTCTTGATCGAGCAGAGTTTGATGAAACCACATCTTTATACGAAACATTAAAAGATAAAGGGATTCATTTAAAACAAGCCCATGAAATTTTAGAAGCGCAAATGCCAGATAAAGAGATTAAAAGGAGTTTAGGAATTAAAGAAAATGTCCCTATCTTTTTTAAAGAACGAATCACCTTTGATACATCCGGAGCTCCAATCGAGTTTGTCAAAATGTATTATCGCTCAGACGTTTATCAATATAAAGTGACACTAGATGTGAATGATGAGAACAACAATTTATAA
- a CDS encoding amidohydrolase family protein: MKIYDVHSHLGKTSSGEENTPTDIVEELGRYGITKIGISSLSGTSTRQQNDTIYNAMQEYPDIIEGYGFINPKAPDAIEEVHRCLGKYKMNGIKFHSWKHGYYPDNTPSLHDIFFEIAKYGVHVQTHVGTAPLSTPYVWAEYAKKFPNIDFLFTHTGYYEFGLSTIESIKSLDNVWVETSGQMNVEVLKKSINILGPERVVFGVDWPYKLVNIEIEKFYELNVPEDQLEYIFHKNAEYLWRY; encoded by the coding sequence ATGAAAATATATGACGTTCATTCTCACTTAGGTAAAACAAGTTCCGGTGAAGAAAATACTCCAACAGATATTGTTGAAGAGTTAGGAAGGTACGGGATTACAAAAATCGGTATAAGCAGCCTCTCTGGCACATCGACAAGGCAACAAAATGACACAATCTACAATGCGATGCAAGAATACCCTGACATTATTGAAGGATACGGTTTTATTAATCCGAAAGCTCCAGATGCAATAGAGGAAGTTCATCGCTGTTTAGGAAAATACAAGATGAATGGAATAAAGTTCCATTCATGGAAGCATGGTTACTATCCTGATAATACACCAAGCCTTCATGATATTTTCTTTGAAATAGCAAAATATGGGGTACATGTCCAAACGCACGTAGGTACAGCTCCATTAAGTACACCCTATGTTTGGGCCGAATATGCGAAGAAATTCCCAAATATTGATTTCTTATTTACGCATACAGGCTATTATGAGTTTGGTTTATCTACTATTGAATCGATTAAAAGTTTAGATAATGTATGGGTGGAAACATCAGGGCAAATGAATGTGGAGGTGTTAAAAAAATCAATTAACATTCTCGGACCCGAACGCGTTGTCTTTGGAGTAGACTGGCCGTATAAACTAGTTAATATTGAAATTGAAAAATTTTATGAGTTAAATGTTCCTGAAGATCAATTAGAGTACATTTTTCATAAAAACGCCGAATATTTGTGGAGGTATTAA
- a CDS encoding PTS sugar transporter subunit IIA, with the protein MIHILVVTHGMMAEGIVQTAKMFAGEQENLDYVCFKEDMGQEELTELLDEKMKGVPVGEQLLIFCDILGGTPFNVSSRLAFKNENISIFYGVNLPILVSAILSREGQNLQELTGSLVAASNESLGLSTL; encoded by the coding sequence ATGATTCATATATTAGTGGTCACCCACGGCATGATGGCAGAAGGAATCGTGCAAACTGCCAAAATGTTTGCTGGAGAACAAGAAAACTTAGATTACGTGTGTTTTAAGGAAGATATGGGTCAAGAAGAACTAACGGAATTGCTAGATGAAAAAATGAAAGGGGTTCCAGTAGGCGAACAATTACTAATCTTCTGTGATATCCTTGGCGGCACACCTTTTAATGTCAGCAGCCGATTAGCGTTTAAAAATGAAAATATTTCTATATTTTATGGGGTGAACTTACCCATCCTTGTCTCGGCCATTTTATCGAGAGAAGGCCAAAACCTACAGGAACTAACCGGATCGCTGGTTGCAGCTAGCAACGAGAGTCTAGGATTAAGTACATTATAA